From the Nonlabens marinus S1-08 genome, one window contains:
- a CDS encoding T9SS type A sorting domain-containing protein — MKKITLLIASIAMVTTSMAQVHVVNDAFIYSKGTDIFITEELELRDAPVVDDAVPANNRPGSAFYLREGGDASGDGNGRIAQLIQQNSNSSNIGLGTFSVFQEGFADNFTYNYWSSPVSLPNATTANNGFSYTQLYFPKLMETFKFETDYVIDAEQATYLSSNLRDGKTDSQRFTDMTDLDNPKDPVVDSKLQIAKRWLYSYKSADPSDAAGVTGGGYFGWKSFQADTDVVAPGYGFTMKGVELTNGPNLITNNQSHTGQRYDFRGIPNNGDFPVSVKNGDFSLVGNPYPSGLDLKQFMIDNQGLIDGELFFWDSASTSHLLIEYEGGYGTYSPQIGSTDPNESNGVYVDAVFKKYDQQGNEIGDATTNNTGLSGPVGNANFASRRYAAIGQGFVIQRTLDDPSTEVKDGFTSLDDGDSGTVVFKNSQRVFVKENGDSSLFKAAPSNAGDQVANINAANIPSAMSFEVLINGQYSRNMIVTFPQGSTVGWDWGMDASNVANRVANDAYMPVEGRQALIQSLPFNELETVIPISFKSSIDKSTYKIQITGRENFETLNVLIHDKLNNSYHDILNDSYTIETGKGTTEDRYEIVFQEKTTLSTSDIAAVESFNIFQNNEQSLLTVRNTAMKDVANIAIFDLAGRQVTTSNPKDISADYTFNTTAYAAGIYIVKVTTTDKVEVATKVVISN, encoded by the coding sequence ATGAAAAAAATTACACTTCTAATTGCATCCATCGCCATGGTAACTACCAGTATGGCACAGGTTCATGTGGTTAACGACGCCTTTATTTATTCTAAGGGGACGGATATTTTTATAACAGAAGAGTTGGAATTAAGGGATGCTCCTGTAGTTGACGACGCGGTTCCTGCTAATAATAGACCTGGATCTGCTTTTTATCTACGAGAAGGTGGTGACGCATCTGGTGATGGTAATGGTAGAATTGCTCAATTGATTCAGCAAAACTCAAATAGTTCAAATATCGGTTTAGGAACGTTCTCCGTATTTCAAGAAGGTTTTGCAGATAACTTTACTTATAACTACTGGTCTTCCCCAGTTAGTTTACCAAATGCAACAACTGCCAATAATGGCTTCTCTTACACTCAACTATACTTTCCTAAATTGATGGAAACTTTTAAATTTGAGACAGATTATGTTATCGATGCAGAACAAGCAACATACCTAAGCTCTAATTTAAGGGACGGTAAAACGGATAGTCAGCGCTTTACTGATATGACAGATTTAGACAATCCTAAAGATCCTGTAGTAGATAGTAAACTTCAAATCGCTAAAAGATGGTTATACAGTTATAAAAGTGCTGATCCATCTGACGCTGCAGGCGTTACAGGTGGTGGATATTTTGGATGGAAAAGCTTCCAAGCAGATACTGATGTTGTAGCTCCAGGATATGGTTTTACCATGAAAGGTGTGGAATTAACAAACGGGCCCAATCTAATAACAAATAATCAATCTCATACCGGCCAGCGCTATGATTTTAGAGGCATTCCAAATAACGGTGACTTCCCGGTTTCAGTTAAGAATGGTGACTTTTCTTTAGTTGGAAATCCTTATCCTTCTGGATTAGATTTAAAACAGTTTATGATTGACAATCAAGGTTTGATCGACGGTGAGCTATTCTTTTGGGATTCCGCTTCCACATCACACCTTTTGATTGAATATGAAGGAGGTTATGGAACTTATTCACCGCAGATAGGGTCGACTGACCCCAATGAAAGCAATGGAGTGTATGTAGATGCCGTATTTAAAAAATACGATCAACAAGGGAATGAAATAGGTGATGCAACAACTAACAATACTGGTTTATCAGGCCCAGTAGGTAATGCTAATTTCGCTTCAAGACGCTATGCGGCTATAGGTCAAGGATTTGTCATCCAAAGAACATTAGATGATCCAAGTACGGAGGTAAAAGATGGATTTACAAGCCTAGATGATGGAGACTCTGGAACGGTAGTCTTTAAAAATAGTCAGCGAGTTTTCGTCAAGGAGAATGGAGATAGCAGTTTATTTAAAGCTGCGCCTAGCAATGCTGGAGATCAAGTAGCCAATATTAACGCTGCTAATATTCCTTCAGCAATGAGCTTTGAAGTATTGATTAATGGTCAATACAGTAGAAATATGATCGTAACTTTTCCACAGGGTTCAACCGTTGGTTGGGATTGGGGTATGGATGCCAGTAATGTAGCAAATAGAGTTGCAAACGATGCTTATATGCCGGTAGAAGGCAGACAAGCCTTAATACAATCATTGCCGTTTAATGAATTAGAAACTGTTATTCCTATTAGTTTTAAGTCATCCATTGATAAATCGACTTATAAGATTCAGATTACTGGAAGAGAAAATTTTGAAACTCTAAACGTGCTCATCCACGACAAACTGAACAATTCCTACCACGATATTCTAAACGATAGCTACACTATTGAAACTGGAAAAGGCACCACTGAAGACCGTTACGAAATCGTATTCCAAGAAAAAACAACCTTAAGTACCTCTGATATCGCAGCAGTGGAAAGTTTCAATATCTTTCAAAACAATGAGCAAAGTTTGTTGACTGTTCGTAATACAGCAATGAAAGATGTTGCTAACATCGCCATATTTGATCTTGCAGGAAGACAAGTGACTACTTCTAATCCTAAGGACATTAGCGCAGACTATACCTTTAATACTACAGCATATGCTGCTGGAATTTATATCGTAAAAGTAACTACTACTGATAAGGTTGAAGTAGCTACTAAAGTGGTGATATCTAACTAA
- the rocD gene encoding ornithine--oxo-acid transaminase encodes MNIVESNKSQQYIEVEEAHGAHNYHPLPVVLERGDGVYVWDVDGKRYFDFLSAYSAVNQGHCHPSIINAMNGQAKTLTLTSRAFHNDKLGAFNKYITEYFNFDKVLPMNTGAEAVETAIKIARKWAYEKKGVAETDAQIIVCDNNFHGRTTTIISFSNDENARKNFGPYTPGFIKIPYDDTDALEKALQQDNVAGFLVEPIQGEAGVYTPSDDYMRKAKELCTKNNVLFIADEIQTGIARTGALLAVCGKCDCQGHCERQETYSRPDVLILGKALSGGAYPVSAVLADDEIMNVIHPGQHGSTFGGNPVAAVVAMAALDVVKDESLAQNARKLGSYFRAQINEYIETTDTVVLVRGRGLLNAIVINDSEDGDTAWNICMRLRDHGLLAKPTHGNIIRFAPPLVMTMEQLDECIAIIIKTLKEFE; translated from the coding sequence ATGAATATAGTAGAATCCAACAAGTCACAACAATATATTGAGGTAGAAGAAGCGCATGGAGCTCATAACTACCACCCCTTACCAGTAGTTCTTGAACGCGGTGATGGAGTATATGTGTGGGATGTTGATGGAAAGCGCTATTTTGATTTTTTAAGTGCATATAGCGCTGTGAATCAAGGGCACTGTCATCCTAGCATCATAAATGCAATGAATGGGCAGGCCAAAACATTGACACTTACCTCCAGAGCTTTTCACAATGATAAGCTGGGAGCATTCAATAAATACATTACAGAATATTTCAATTTTGATAAAGTGCTACCAATGAACACTGGGGCTGAGGCGGTAGAAACTGCGATCAAAATTGCACGTAAATGGGCTTACGAGAAAAAAGGGGTAGCAGAAACAGATGCGCAAATTATCGTTTGTGACAATAACTTCCACGGTCGCACCACCACTATCATTTCATTCTCAAATGACGAGAATGCGAGAAAGAACTTTGGTCCATATACACCAGGATTTATCAAAATTCCATATGACGACACTGATGCGTTAGAAAAAGCGTTGCAACAAGATAATGTTGCTGGATTTTTAGTGGAGCCTATTCAAGGAGAAGCAGGAGTTTACACACCTAGTGATGATTACATGCGCAAGGCAAAAGAGCTTTGTACTAAAAACAACGTCCTTTTCATTGCTGATGAAATCCAAACTGGAATTGCTAGAACTGGAGCTTTACTTGCCGTTTGTGGAAAATGTGACTGTCAAGGACATTGTGAACGTCAAGAAACCTACTCTAGGCCTGATGTACTCATTTTAGGGAAAGCCTTGTCTGGAGGAGCCTATCCAGTAAGTGCTGTTTTAGCAGATGATGAAATCATGAACGTGATTCACCCAGGACAGCACGGGAGTACTTTTGGTGGGAATCCGGTAGCAGCGGTGGTAGCCATGGCGGCATTAGATGTAGTTAAGGATGAATCTCTTGCTCAGAATGCTAGGAAATTAGGTAGTTATTTCAGAGCACAGATCAATGAATATATTGAAACTACAGATACCGTAGTTTTAGTTCGTGGTCGCGGATTGTTAAACGCGATCGTAATCAATGATTCTGAAGATGGTGATACCGCTTGGAATATTTGTATGAGATTGCGCGATCATGGATTGTTAGCAAAGCCGACTCACGGAAACATCATTCGTTTTGCACCACCATTGGTAATGACCATGGAGCAGTTGGATGAATGCATTGCTATTATCATTAAGACGTTGAAAGAATTTGAATAA
- a CDS encoding CCC motif membrane protein, protein MQKLNTTVVYILSIVGFLCCCAYGIGLIASIIAFVIATKELKKYAENPELYSNGKAMKTARTVALIALIVSGLMTAYTAYTYIAYTEEEQLERTIEIMESLGVPQDVIDQTRAQAEADMNN, encoded by the coding sequence ATGCAAAAATTAAACACTACCGTAGTCTACATACTATCCATCGTTGGATTTCTATGTTGCTGCGCTTACGGGATTGGACTTATAGCTTCCATCATCGCGTTTGTCATCGCAACTAAAGAATTGAAAAAGTATGCTGAGAACCCAGAGTTATATTCCAATGGGAAAGCGATGAAAACAGCAAGAACGGTTGCTCTTATAGCTTTAATCGTTTCTGGATTAATGACAGCCTATACCGCTTATACGTATATAGCATATACTGAAGAAGAACAATTGGAGCGTACTATAGAAATAATGGAATCTTTAGGAGTTCCTCAAGATGTTATCGATCAGACTCGTGCTCAAGCAGAGGCTGACATGAATAACTAG
- a CDS encoding cysteine desulfurase family protein, which produces MKQVYLDNAATTQLRPEVVSRMVEVLSDVHGNPSSTHSYGRSAKSLVETARKNIAKQLNVTAAEIIFTSGGTEADNLAIHSCVRDLKVERIITTGIEHHAVVYIVDYCRDTYGVQVDHVDLKECGTPDYYHLEKLLQESDKKTLVSLMHINNEIGNRLDIDRVGGLCKKYGALFHSDCVQSIGHYEMDLSTLPVDFTAVSAHKFHGPKGVGFAFVRKGTGLKPLILGGSQERGIRAGTESVHNIVGMDLALQMAYEHLEEDRAYVKELKEYFKNSLEAKIDGVKFNGKCSDSENSTYTLLNVCLPCPADKAAMLLFTLDLKGIACSKGSACQSGSQKGSHVLSQILNEDDLNKPSLRFSFSIYNTKEELDYVVDVLKEYIDSI; this is translated from the coding sequence ATGAAACAAGTCTATCTAGATAATGCCGCAACGACCCAGTTGCGACCTGAAGTAGTAAGCCGAATGGTGGAAGTCCTGTCTGATGTTCATGGAAACCCCAGCTCTACTCACAGCTACGGTCGCAGTGCCAAATCATTAGTAGAAACCGCTCGCAAGAATATAGCTAAGCAGCTGAATGTGACCGCGGCTGAAATCATTTTTACATCTGGTGGAACAGAGGCAGATAATCTAGCGATTCACAGCTGTGTCCGTGATTTGAAAGTAGAACGCATAATTACCACCGGCATTGAGCATCATGCCGTGGTTTACATAGTTGATTACTGTAGAGATACGTATGGCGTACAAGTAGATCACGTTGATTTAAAAGAATGCGGTACTCCAGATTATTATCACCTAGAGAAACTGCTTCAAGAGTCAGATAAAAAAACACTAGTCTCTTTAATGCACATCAATAATGAGATTGGAAATCGGCTTGATATCGATAGAGTAGGAGGTTTGTGTAAAAAATATGGTGCACTATTTCATAGCGATTGCGTGCAGTCTATCGGTCATTATGAAATGGACCTTTCTACACTCCCGGTTGACTTTACAGCAGTAAGCGCCCATAAATTTCATGGGCCTAAGGGGGTTGGCTTTGCGTTTGTAAGAAAAGGAACTGGGTTGAAACCATTAATTTTAGGAGGTTCTCAGGAACGTGGTATTAGAGCTGGAACAGAAAGTGTTCACAATATTGTAGGGATGGATCTTGCGCTTCAAATGGCATACGAACACCTTGAAGAGGATAGAGCCTATGTTAAGGAGCTGAAAGAATATTTTAAAAATTCGCTCGAGGCGAAAATTGATGGCGTCAAGTTCAATGGTAAATGTAGCGACTCAGAAAACTCCACTTACACCTTGCTAAATGTTTGTTTGCCTTGTCCAGCTGACAAAGCAGCGATGTTATTATTCACCCTGGATTTGAAAGGTATTGCCTGTTCTAAAGGAAGTGCTTGTCAAAGTGGAAGCCAAAAAGGATCTCACGTACTTTCTCAAATCCTCAATGAGGACGATCTAAACAAACCAAGTCTGCGATTCAGTTTTTCAATTTATAATACTAAGGAAGAATTGGATTATGTGGTAGATGTACTGAAAGAGTACATAGACTCTATTTAA
- a CDS encoding DUF2752 domain-containing protein — protein sequence MKVLLEDSWMLPCFTKKIIGMDCPGCGIQRSISFLLQGRVAESFLMYPALIPIIFLLGFLIFDMFVSVKHSEQIKLWGTILTVGTIITSYIIKLTLT from the coding sequence ATGAAAGTACTACTGGAAGACAGCTGGATGCTGCCTTGCTTTACTAAAAAAATAATTGGAATGGACTGTCCTGGATGTGGTATCCAGCGGTCCATTTCTTTTTTGTTACAGGGTCGGGTTGCCGAATCTTTTTTAATGTACCCTGCGTTGATTCCTATCATTTTTCTTTTAGGTTTTCTTATTTTTGATATGTTTGTCTCTGTAAAACACAGCGAACAAATAAAATTATGGGGTACTATCTTAACTGTAGGAACTATAATTACCAGTTACATTATCAAACTAACCTTAACCTAA
- a CDS encoding TonB-dependent receptor plug domain-containing protein yields MRSILFLLSFICSAASYAQQATIQGIILNEQQQPVGNVNVTVVGTTLGTISNSNGYYELKVPVNSFLELQFSNLTYQPVRIKNLILKSIEVLEINPVLKINVEQIATVTINTTSNRDFEGVTVIDPELIRKIPGAQPGVENILMSLPGVNNNNELSTQYAVRGGNYDENLVYINEIEVYRPFLIRSGQQEGLSVVNTDLVRSVDFSAGGFQAKYGDKLSSVLDIEYRRPTDFGAGIDASLLGASAFVEGTAFAKAMTATAGLRYRDNSLFINSRETQANAVPRFYDAQTYITYRISPKFELAFLGNIAVNSYDFEPEDRQTNFGTIQEPIAVVIDYEGQEEDQYETYFGAIKASYDVNDQLNLRFIASTYLTQEQEHYDILARYGIGSPNTNIGSRDFGQVDFVTGIGSELEHGRNDLDALIATAEHRGTYVFKNEGNSNDQLDWGLKYNVEDIRDRVREYTVVDSAGFSVRPPNSGFRNDEPYNSFTAPLTPFNSINANNEVQIQRVQAYVQYNSRGFWGENEVFWNLGGRIHNWTVYGDAFENSTQTVISPRGQFAIKPYWKNTDMLFRLSTGVYYQPPFYRELRDENGTVVPDVKAQRSLHFVVGNDWSFSWNDRPFKLTSEAYYKNLSDVNTYTLENVRIRYRANNEAKAYAYGLDLRLNGEFIKGTESWISAGYLKTEENLNDRGFISRPTDQRLKFAMLFQDYVPNMPQLRMYLNLVYNTGLPGGSPNYADPYDFQFRLRDYRRADLGINYVFKDDENESKTFANFDEFYIGAEIYNIFDNQNSITNIWVRDIAANRQIAIPNFLTPRVLNFRVVARF; encoded by the coding sequence TTGAGATCAATCCTTTTTCTTTTAAGTTTCATATGTAGCGCTGCATCATACGCACAGCAAGCCACGATTCAAGGAATCATCTTGAATGAGCAGCAACAGCCTGTAGGCAATGTGAATGTGACTGTCGTTGGGACAACACTAGGAACAATTAGCAATTCCAATGGGTATTACGAGCTCAAGGTTCCAGTAAACTCTTTTTTAGAACTGCAGTTTTCTAATCTCACCTATCAACCAGTCCGAATCAAAAACTTGATTCTAAAAAGCATCGAAGTACTGGAAATCAATCCAGTACTTAAAATTAATGTGGAACAAATCGCAACGGTAACCATTAACACAACTTCTAATAGAGATTTTGAAGGGGTAACGGTCATTGACCCTGAATTGATTCGGAAGATTCCTGGCGCGCAGCCTGGAGTTGAAAACATATTGATGTCCTTGCCTGGGGTCAACAACAATAATGAATTGAGTACACAATACGCAGTTAGAGGTGGCAACTATGATGAAAATCTAGTTTATATCAATGAAATCGAAGTCTATCGGCCTTTCTTGATACGCAGCGGCCAGCAAGAAGGCTTGAGCGTTGTTAATACTGATTTAGTTCGTAGTGTAGACTTTTCAGCCGGAGGTTTTCAGGCAAAATATGGTGATAAATTGAGTTCCGTTTTGGATATTGAGTACCGTCGCCCTACAGATTTTGGCGCTGGAATAGATGCCAGCTTGTTAGGTGCGAGTGCTTTTGTTGAGGGTACCGCTTTCGCGAAAGCGATGACCGCCACAGCAGGATTGCGCTATAGAGACAACAGTCTGTTCATTAATTCTAGGGAAACTCAAGCCAATGCAGTCCCAAGGTTCTACGATGCTCAGACCTACATAACTTACCGCATATCCCCTAAATTTGAATTGGCTTTCTTAGGAAACATTGCCGTGAACAGCTATGACTTTGAGCCAGAAGACCGGCAAACAAATTTTGGAACTATCCAAGAACCGATAGCAGTAGTTATTGATTATGAAGGCCAAGAGGAAGATCAATACGAGACTTATTTTGGAGCCATCAAGGCGAGTTATGATGTTAATGACCAGCTTAATTTGCGATTCATAGCCAGCACCTACTTAACCCAGGAACAGGAACATTACGATATTTTAGCCCGGTATGGCATTGGAAGCCCCAATACGAATATAGGTAGCAGAGATTTCGGACAGGTGGATTTTGTAACCGGAATTGGTTCAGAATTGGAACATGGCCGTAATGACTTAGATGCCTTAATCGCAACGGCAGAACATAGAGGAACTTATGTTTTTAAAAACGAAGGGAACTCAAACGATCAATTGGACTGGGGATTGAAATATAATGTGGAAGACATACGAGATCGAGTAAGAGAATATACGGTGGTCGACAGCGCTGGTTTTAGTGTACGACCACCTAATAGCGGCTTTAGAAATGATGAACCCTATAATTCTTTTACAGCGCCTTTAACACCTTTTAACTCTATCAATGCAAATAATGAAGTTCAAATCCAGCGTGTGCAAGCTTATGTACAGTACAACAGTCGAGGATTTTGGGGAGAGAACGAAGTGTTTTGGAATTTAGGAGGACGTATTCACAACTGGACCGTTTATGGCGACGCTTTTGAAAACTCTACTCAAACCGTAATTTCCCCTAGAGGTCAATTTGCGATCAAGCCTTACTGGAAAAACACAGATATGCTTTTCCGCCTATCCACGGGAGTTTATTATCAGCCTCCATTTTATAGAGAATTGCGAGATGAGAATGGAACCGTTGTTCCTGATGTCAAAGCCCAGAGATCCTTGCATTTTGTAGTGGGCAATGACTGGAGTTTCTCCTGGAACGATCGACCGTTTAAATTAACCAGCGAGGCGTATTATAAGAATTTAAGTGATGTCAATACCTATACTCTAGAAAATGTAAGGATACGTTACCGAGCTAATAATGAAGCTAAGGCCTACGCCTATGGACTGGACTTAAGGTTGAACGGTGAATTTATAAAAGGTACAGAAAGTTGGATCTCTGCCGGATACCTTAAAACAGAAGAAAATTTAAATGATCGCGGATTTATATCCAGACCTACAGATCAGCGATTGAAGTTTGCCATGTTATTTCAAGATTACGTGCCTAATATGCCGCAGTTGCGCATGTATTTAAATTTAGTTTATAATACAGGATTGCCCGGTGGCTCCCCTAATTATGCAGATCCTTATGACTTCCAATTTCGTTTACGGGATTACCGACGTGCAGATCTAGGGATCAATTATGTATTTAAGGACGATGAGAACGAAAGCAAGACTTTTGCAAATTTTGATGAGTTCTATATAGGTGCAGAGATCTATAACATTTTTGACAATCAAAATAGCATTACCAATATATGGGTGCGCGATATTGCTGCCAACAGACAAATAGCAATTCCAAACTTCTTGACGCCTAGGGTCTTGAACTTTAGAGTAGTGGCTAGATTTTAA
- the rlmD gene encoding 23S rRNA (uracil(1939)-C(5))-methyltransferase RlmD, which yields MSKRRRRANQTFENVPVVDAGARGKSVAKTEEGAVIFLTDAVPGDVVDITTFKKRKSFYEGKVTKYHTLSDRRTTPVCKHYDTCGGCKWQSMAYESQLYFKQKEVLENLTRIGHLELPEITPIKGSDEQYYYRNKMEFSFSANRWLTLKEIQSDVQLEDDDKKALGFHIPGMWDKILHLDECHLHPAVGEQIRLAVHAFAKAEHISYFSPREKSGTLRTLMLRMSSTGEVMVVIQFFQDHEEHRIALLEHLKESFPQITSLQYIINEKANDTIYDQDVILYDGVDHIMEEMEGLQFKISAKSFYQTNSAQAYELYKITRDFAGLDGTQTVYDLYTGTGTIAQFVAGKAAKVVGIESVPQAIEDAQANALHNKVENAEFYVGDMKEVFTADFIAEHGTPDVVITDPPRDGMHKDVVAQLLQLAAPRIVYVSCNSATQARDLALLDAQYKVIKVQPVDMFPQTHHVENVVLLELK from the coding sequence ATGTCTAAACGAAGAAGAAGAGCCAATCAGACTTTTGAAAATGTTCCCGTGGTCGATGCTGGAGCACGCGGTAAAAGTGTGGCCAAAACTGAAGAAGGAGCGGTAATTTTCCTGACTGACGCCGTGCCTGGTGATGTGGTAGATATCACCACCTTTAAAAAGAGAAAATCTTTCTATGAAGGTAAAGTCACTAAATACCATACCCTTTCAGATCGCCGCACCACTCCAGTCTGCAAGCATTACGATACCTGTGGCGGTTGCAAATGGCAATCTATGGCTTATGAAAGCCAACTTTATTTTAAACAAAAGGAAGTCTTAGAAAATCTAACACGCATAGGTCATCTTGAGTTGCCAGAAATCACTCCTATTAAAGGCAGTGACGAGCAGTACTATTATCGCAATAAGATGGAATTTAGTTTTTCAGCAAATCGCTGGTTGACATTAAAAGAAATTCAGTCTGATGTGCAACTAGAGGACGATGATAAAAAGGCCTTGGGCTTTCACATTCCGGGTATGTGGGATAAAATTTTGCACCTGGATGAATGTCACTTGCACCCAGCTGTTGGTGAGCAAATACGTTTGGCTGTCCACGCTTTCGCGAAAGCGGAACATATCTCCTACTTCTCCCCTAGAGAAAAATCTGGAACCTTAAGAACCCTAATGCTGCGTATGTCGAGTACAGGCGAAGTCATGGTGGTGATCCAATTTTTTCAAGACCATGAGGAGCATCGCATCGCTTTGCTAGAACATTTAAAAGAAAGCTTTCCGCAAATTACGTCGCTGCAATACATCATTAATGAGAAAGCAAACGATACGATTTATGATCAAGACGTGATTTTATATGACGGTGTAGATCATATTATGGAAGAGATGGAAGGCCTTCAATTTAAGATCAGTGCTAAATCATTTTATCAAACCAACAGTGCTCAAGCGTATGAACTGTACAAGATTACTAGAGATTTTGCCGGACTTGACGGCACACAAACCGTTTATGATCTTTATACAGGAACAGGAACCATAGCGCAGTTTGTAGCTGGTAAAGCCGCCAAAGTTGTAGGTATAGAATCTGTGCCGCAAGCTATTGAGGACGCTCAAGCAAACGCGCTACACAACAAGGTAGAAAATGCAGAGTTTTATGTAGGAGACATGAAAGAAGTTTTTACTGCAGATTTTATAGCAGAACACGGTACACCGGATGTTGTGATTACAGATCCTCCTAGAGACGGAATGCATAAAGATGTGGTGGCTCAATTGCTACAACTCGCAGCTCCTCGTATTGTATATGTAAGCTGTAATAGTGCAACACAAGCACGGGATCTTGCGTTGTTAGATGCGCAATATAAAGTGATAAAAGTGCAACCCGTGGACATGTTTCCACAAACACATCACGTAGAAAATGTGGTGTTATTGGAATTGAAATAA
- a CDS encoding Smr/MutS family protein → MNSKFKTGDQVLVIDDDLSGVVAFAKAKQITITTTDDIDLTFHEDELILDQRFKVSAVIPKGEPAPKKPKRRIQSRKKAAFIPAVEIDLHIHNLTDRYRGMDNYDMLNLQMDTARDKIEWAHRNNIPRLVFIHGVGEGVLRKELEYLFDRYDYLKYYDADYQKYGKGATEVYLFQNPK, encoded by the coding sequence ATGAATAGCAAGTTTAAAACGGGAGATCAGGTACTTGTAATTGACGATGATTTGAGTGGGGTGGTCGCTTTCGCGAAAGCGAAACAAATAACCATCACCACTACAGACGATATCGATTTAACCTTTCATGAGGATGAGTTGATTCTAGATCAACGATTTAAAGTAAGTGCCGTGATTCCAAAAGGGGAACCTGCTCCAAAAAAGCCAAAAAGGCGCATCCAGTCTCGCAAGAAAGCCGCTTTTATTCCTGCAGTTGAAATTGATTTACACATTCATAATCTGACAGATCGCTATCGTGGTATGGATAATTATGACATGCTCAATTTACAAATGGATACCGCGAGAGATAAAATAGAATGGGCACATCGCAATAATATTCCCAGATTGGTATTTATCCACGGCGTTGGGGAAGGAGTACTGCGCAAAGAATTAGAATATCTATTTGATCGCTATGATTACCTTAAATACTATGATGCCGATTATCAGAAATACGGTAAAGGTGCCACAGAAGTTTATTTATTCCAGAATCCGAAATAA